The DNA region AGCATCAGGCTGATGCCCCAGGTGGCCAGCAGCGTTTCCAGCGGGCGGCCGTAGAGGAAGCGAATCACGCCGCGCTCCAGCACTGCGCCCATCAGCGCGGACGCCAGGAAGGCGGCCGGCACGGCGGCGACCAGATACCAGTCGAACGCGCCGGGGAAGTACTTCTGGAAGAGGCCCTGCATCACGTACGTGGCGTACGCGCCGATCATCATCAGCTCGCCATGGGCCATGTTGATCACACCCATGAGGCCGTAGGTGATGGCCAGGCCCAGCGCCACCAGCAGCAGGATCGAGCCCAGGCTGATGCCCGAGAACACGGCGGCCAGGCGCTCGCCCCACTGCAGGCGCTCTTCCACCGCGTTGAGCGCGGACTGCAGCGCGGCTTTCACCTGGAGGTCTTCTTCGCTGCGCAGCTGCTCCAGCAGCACGGTGCGCGTGGCGGGGTTGCCGCTGGCGGCCAGGTGGCTTGCGGCCTCCACGCGCTTGGCGGCGTCGCTGCTGCTGATGAGGATGCGCGCACGGATGGTGTCCAGCCGCGCCTTGAGGCCGGCATCCTGCTCGGCGGCCAGCGCCTTCTCGATGAGCGGCAGGCGCGCCTCGTCGGTCTCTTCGCGCAGGGCCTCGACGGCTTGGCGGCGCTGCGCGAGATCAGTGGAGAGGAGCTGGAGCGAAGCCAGCGCGGTGTCGAACTCGCCGCGCATGCGGTTGTTGTTGACGATGTCTTCGGCATCGTCGGGCACCGGCACCTCGGTACCGGTCACGGGGTCCAGCCCCTTGCCGTCCCGGATGACGATGGCTTGGTCGCCCGCGATCTTCACCGCGTCGTCGCCCATGGCGCGAATGAAAGCCACCGTGGCCTCGTCAGGCGCCGCGGTGGCGGCCTGCAGCGCAGCGATCCGGTCATCGGTATCGCCCGCCGCCATGGCCCGCGCCGCCTCAGCCGTAAGCGCGTGCGCCTGCGCTGCCGCACACAGCAGCAGGCAGGCGATCAAGCGATGGAAGAAGGAAAGAAGCATGAAATTGCAACCCGGAACGAACATCGGAAAGAAGCAGAGCAGTGGCCCGCCCCCAGGCCAGCAGACGCCGCGGAACCGGCTCCGCCGGGCCGCTGGCGTCGTCCCCCTGCCCGCCGTGCTCCGCACGGCGAGAGCGGGGGGAAGGCCCGAAGGGCCTCAGGGGGGTGCTTACTTCTTCTCCGGCTCGTCCTTCTTCTTGTCGTTGCCTTCGATGTACGGGCTCCAGGGCTTGGCCTTCACCGGGCCCGGGGTCTTCCACACCACGTTGAACTGGCCGTCGGCCTTGATCTCGCCGATGAACACGCTCTTGTGCAGGTGGTGGTTCTTCTCGTCCATCTTGCTGACGATGCCGCTCGGCGCCTTGAAGGTCTGGCCGGCCATGGCGGCGATCACCTTGTCCACGTCCGTGCTCTTGGCCTTTTCGACCGCCTGCTTCCACATGTGGATGCCGATGTAGGTGGCTTCCATCGGGTCGTTGGTCAGCGGCTTGTACTTGTGGCCGGCGATGTTCTTGGCCTTGGCGTAGTCGCTCCACTTCTTGATGAACGCGGTGTTCTCCGGGTTCTTGATGGACATGAAGTAGTTCCAGGCGGCCAGGTGGCCCACCAGCGGCTTGGTGTCCACGCCACGCAGCTCTTCCTCGCCCACCGAGAAGGCGACGACCGGCACGTCCTTGGCCTTCAGGCCGGCGTTGCCCAGTTCCTTGTAGAACGGCACGTTGGAGTCGCCGTTGATGGTGGAGACCACGGCCGTCTTGCCGCCCTGGCTGAACTTCTTGATGTCGGCCACGATGGTCTGGTAGTCGCTGTGGCCGAACGGGGTGTACTTCTCGTCGATGTCGGAGTCCTTCACGCCCTTGGACTTCAGGTAGGCGCGCAGGATCTTGTTGGTGGTGCGCGGGTACACGTAGTCGGTGCCCAGCAGCACCCAGCGCTTGGCACTGCCGCCGTCCTTGCTCATCAGGTAGTCCACGGCGGGAATGGCCTGCTGGTTGGGCGCGGCGCCGGTGTAGAACACATTCTTGGACAGCTCTTCGCCCTCGTACTGCACGGGGTAGAACAGCAGGCCGTTCATTTCTTCCACCACCGGCAGCACCGACTTGCGGGACACGCTGGTCCAGCAGCCGAAGATCACCGAGACCTTGTCCTGGCCCAGCAGCTGCTTGGTCTTTTCGGCGAACAGGGGCCAGTTGGAGGCCGGATCCACCACCACCGGCTCGAGCTTCTTGCCCAGCACGCCGCCCTTGGCGTTGATCTCGTCGATGGCCATCAGCACCGTGTCCTTGAGCACGGTTTCCGAAATGGCCATGGTGCCCGACAGGCTGTGCAGCACGCCGACCTTGATGGTGTCCTGCGCATGGGCAGGGAAGACAGCCAGGCCCGCCAGTGCGGCGGCGGCAGAGAGGGCCTTGAGGGTGAATCGACGTTGCATGGTGATGGCTCCGAGGGGGTGAAACGACCGGCTCGCCGGACCGGTACCGGCCCATGGCCCGTCCTGTCCTGCGATGAAGTCGATTCTGTAGATCCCTCGGCTGCCGGCCTATACGCCAGGTGGCGTATGCGGGCGCAGCGCCTGCGGCCCGCCCCGCTTACAGCGGCACCGTCACCGCCTTGCGCACCGGACTGGACAGCACCAGCGACGTCGTCACCCCGCCATGCGCGGCCAGCGCGTCCACGACGCGCTCCAGGTCGCCGGGCTGGGCAATGGCGCAGCGGACGATGAAGCAGTCCTCCCCGGTCACACGGTCGGCCTCCAGCACTTCAGGCATCTGCTGGAACAGCTGCACGTAAGGCGCGATTCCGGTGTGCGTGGTCTGGATGCGGATGAGAGCTTGCAGCCCGATGCCGATGGCACGCAGATTGACCCGCGCCGCAGGGCCTGTTAACGCGATGGAAGGGGATCGCGTTGATCCACCAAGGGGCTGTATGCAAGGCGCTCGCGCGCAGCAAGGCTGGTGCCTTGCAAGTGCGGGCAACGCCGCAGACGGCCCCTTGGTGGGGCAACCCGAAGGGAATCTCATCGCAGCCCGCCCCTCGGCGTTGCGCTCCTTGTGCGTGTGCATACACGCACGGCGTCGCGCGCCTTGATGGGCGGGCTGGGATGAGCTTCGCGACCCCTTACATAGCGTTAACAGGCCCTAGCCCTCGATGACGCCGGCCGCCTCCAGCTTGCGCACGCGCTCGCTCATGGCAGGCTGCGACAGGCCGATGCGCTTGCCCAGGGCGGCCAGGCTCTGCCGTGCGTCGGCCTGCAGCGCCTGCAGGATCAGGCGGTCCTTCTTGTCCAGTTCCACGTCGTGCCCCTCTTGGTAGCCGCTGCGGCTTGCAGCCTGCCCATGCCGATGACCCATCGGCCGGCGGGCGGCATTTCCGATGAATCCGGCTGTGCGGTGCGCAGCGTCGCCGCTATCGTAGGGCCTGTCACACCACGGCTTCACCCACCATGCAACTCATCGGAATGCTCGACTCCCCCTATGTGCGCCGCGTCGCGGTCTCGCTGCACGTTCTGCATCGGCCGTTCGAGCACCAGTCCCTGTCGGTGTTCAGTACCTTCGATCAGTTCCACCGGATCAACCCGGTCGTCAAGGCGCCGACGCTGGTGACGGACGACGGCACGGTGCTCATGGATTCCACGCTCATCCTGCAATGGATCGAGGCACAGGCCCCCGCGTCGCAGCTGACGCCGCACGTGGCGGCGCAGCGCCTGCACGACCTGCGGCTCACCGGCCTGGCGCTGGCGGCCTGCGAGAAGGCCGTGCAGACGGTGTACGAACACCAGCTGCGGCCGGCCGACAAGCGCCATGCGCCCTGGCTCGACCGTATTGGCAGCCAGCTCGACGCGGCCTTCGCAGCGCTGGAGGCCGACATCGCACGGGTACCCCCGGCCACCGCGCAGGACGCGCTGACGCACGGCAGCATCGCCGCCGCCGTGGCCTGGAGTTTCACGCAACTGCTGCTGCCAGGCCGGGTGGATGCGGCCGCCCACCGGCATCTGGCGGCCTTCACCGAGGCGGCCGAACAGCTGCCCGCCTTCCTGGCCTGTCCTCAGACCTGACGCGGCGCTGCGCATCCGGTCCCAGTAAAAAGGCGGGCTCCCGCCATGCAGGAGCCCGCCTTGCGCGGTGGGAGCCAGGCCACGGTGCCGGACCTGTCAGGCCCGGCAGGCGTAGCAGCCGCCGTCGCTTCGTTACTGCTTGACGGCTTCGATCTGCGCCACGATGCGCACGTTCTTGGGGAAGCCGTACTGCACGCCATAGTCCGCGCCGAAGGCCGTGCGGTCGATGGTCGTCTCGAAGTCGCCGCCGCACACTTCACGCTTGAGCATGGGGCTTTGGTAGCAGGCGAACTGGTTAGCCTTGAAGGTGGCGGGCTGGGTCTTGCCCTTGATGGTCAGGTCGCCGGCCACGGACACCAGCTTGTCGCCGTCGAACGTGAACTTGTCGCCCACGAACTTGGCGGTGGGGTACTTGGCGGCGTCGAAGATGTCGGCGCTCTGCAGGTGCTTGTCGAACGGGGCGGTGCCGGTGTTGATCGAGGTGATGTCGATCGTCAGTTCCACCTTGCCGGTCTTGGCCGCCTTGTCCAGCTGGATCGTGCCTTCCTTCTTGTCGAAGCGGCCGCGGTTCACGCTGGCGCCGAAGTGGCTGATCTCGAAGGTGGCGAAGGTGTGGGTCGGGTCCACGGCATACGTGGCGGACTGGGCCTGCACGGCGCCTGCGGCCAGGGTTGCGGCCACAGCGGCGAAGGCGAAGAGGGATTTACGCATGTCGATATCTCCGGTTGAAAAAACGAAAGGAATGGAAAAGGAACGCGAGGGGGTCAGATCTTGGGCACGCCGGTCAGCGCCAGCTTGAACTTGACTTGCACTTCGTCGGCCACCATGGACGTGTCCGCCCATTCGTTCTCGCCGATCTTGAAGGCCAGGCGCCTAATGGGGAAGGCGCCGGTGGCCATCGTGGTGGCGCCGCTTTGCGTCAGCGTCACCGGCACGACCACGTCCTGGGAAGCGCCCTTGACGTTCAGCTTGCCGGCCACTTCGTACTTGCCCGCGCCGACCGCCTTGATGGCCGTGGACTGGAACGTGGCCTGCGGGAACTTGGGCACGTTGAACCAGGTGGGCTTGGGCAGTTCGGCGTCGGTTTCCTTCACGCCCAGCGTGGCGCTGCCGGTGTCCACCGTGAAGGCGATCTTGCTGGTGGCCAGCTTGGCGGGGTCGAAGGCGACCTGCGCATCGAACTTCTTGAATTTGCCTTCCACCGGCACGCCCATCTGCTTGCTCACGAAGGCGATCTCGCTCTGCGCGGGCACCAGGGCCTGCTGGGCGAAGGCGGGCGCACCGGCCAGCAGTGCGGTGGTGGCCAGCGCCAGGCCGGCGAAGGTCGTCGAATAGGTCATGGAGGGCTCCGCGTCAGAAAAAGGAAAAGAAAGGAGGAAAGGGGTCAGCCCCGGCCGGGCAGCATGCGGCCGATGAGGCCGTCGCGGTCGATCAGCTGGTGCTTGAATGCGGCCGCCACGTGCAGCGCCACCAGCGCGGCCAGCGCGTAGGCCGTCCAGGCGTGCCAGGGCTTGATGGCCTCGGCCAGCTCCGGGCTGGCGGGCACGAAGCTCGGCAACGGCAGCACGCCAAGGAACACGATGGGGAAGCCCGCCGCCGAGCTGTAGGCCCAGCCGACCAGCGGCACGGCGAAGAACAGCAGGTACAGCAGGTGATGCGTGCCATGGTGGGCGATCTGCTGCCAGCGCGGCATGCCGGCCTGCACCGCCGCGGGCAACGCGGGCGGGCGGTGCGTGAGGCGCCACAGCAGCCGCAGCGCCGACAGCGCCAGAATCGTCACCCCCGCCCACTTGTGCCAGTTGTACAGCTTGAGGCGCTGGGGCGAGAACGGCAGCCCCGTCATGTACCAGCCCACGCAGAACACGGCCACGATGGCCAGCCCCAGCACCCAATGCAGCGCGATGGCGGTGGCGCCGTAGCGCATCGGTTGTGTCTGCAGAGTGGTCATGGTGATGAAGGCGTGGACGTGGAAATCAATGATGGTGGAGCGCGGGGAGACCCTTCGGGCAACGCAGTCTAGAGTCCTCCCAATCCATTAAGTTTCAATGCCCTTGTCGCGACGATTCAAAATAATTGAATCAACGCGGCAGCTGCCCCATTTGCATGACGTCCGGAGCGTCCGGGGAGAAGCCCTCAGCACCTGGTGCGGGATGTCGGGAAGGCGTTGGGGGAACCGGCGGCCACGGCAGCAAGCGCCTGGAGCTTCGCTGGCTCCCTGTTGGAGCCGCTGCCCAGGGGTGCGCTACGCCCCGCCTTCCTGCGCGCCCCTCGCCCGCCCGGTGCGGGACACGCAGCACATCATCCAGGGGGATTGAAGCGCTTCTTCTGCTTTGGGCGAATGCTGGGGACTGCCGGCGCGGCACTTCGCCGGCCGTCACTCCCCGCCCGCTGGATTACGCCGCGTCGCCGATGGTGGCCAAGCTGGCGCCCACCGCCTGGTAGCTGCCGGCCTGCGCCTGGATGCGGATGCGGCCGCTGCGATGGGCCGCCACCTGCATCTCCATCTTCATGGCTTCCATGACGGCGATGACATCGCCCTCCTTCACCTGGGCGCCGTCCTCCACCTTCCAGGCATGCAGGTTGCCGGCGATGGGGGACACCACGGCGGCCGGATCCACATCCGGCGTGGCGGCTCCTGCTGCTGCCGCAGACGGGGCGGCTCCTGCGGACTGGAGGCCGCGCAGCAGCTCGGCCGGCAGGCCCAGCGAGACGCGGCGGCCGTCGATCT from Paracidovorax wautersii includes:
- the urtB gene encoding urea ABC transporter permease subunit UrtB, yielding MLLSFFHRLIACLLLCAAAQAHALTAEAARAMAAGDTDDRIAALQAATAAPDEATVAFIRAMGDDAVKIAGDQAIVIRDGKGLDPVTGTEVPVPDDAEDIVNNNRMRGEFDTALASLQLLSTDLAQRRQAVEALREETDEARLPLIEKALAAEQDAGLKARLDTIRARILISSSDAAKRVEAASHLAASGNPATRTVLLEQLRSEEDLQVKAALQSALNAVEERLQWGERLAAVFSGISLGSILLLVALGLAITYGLMGVINMAHGELMMIGAYATYVMQGLFQKYFPGAFDWYLVAAVPAAFLASALMGAVLERGVIRFLYGRPLETLLATWGISLMLQQLVRTVFGAQNVGVENPAWMSGGVQLMDNLQLPWNRVIIVAFALAVLGGVAFLISRTRLGLFVRGVTQNRPIASCMGVNTARVDTYAFALGSGIAGLAGCALSQVGNVGPDLGQSYIVDAFMVVVLGGVGQLAGTVYAALGLGVLNKFLEGWTGAVLAKIAVLVFIIIFIQKRPQGIFAVKGRTAD
- a CDS encoding YceI family protein; the protein is MRKSLFAFAAVAATLAAGAVQAQSATYAVDPTHTFATFEISHFGASVNRGRFDKKEGTIQLDKAAKTGKVELTIDITSINTGTAPFDKHLQSADIFDAAKYPTAKFVGDKFTFDGDKLVSVAGDLTIKGKTQPATFKANQFACYQSPMLKREVCGGDFETTIDRTAFGADYGVQYGFPKNVRIVAQIEAVKQ
- the urtA gene encoding urea ABC transporter substrate-binding protein, with translation MQRRFTLKALSAAAALAGLAVFPAHAQDTIKVGVLHSLSGTMAISETVLKDTVLMAIDEINAKGGVLGKKLEPVVVDPASNWPLFAEKTKQLLGQDKVSVIFGCWTSVSRKSVLPVVEEMNGLLFYPVQYEGEELSKNVFYTGAAPNQQAIPAVDYLMSKDGGSAKRWVLLGTDYVYPRTTNKILRAYLKSKGVKDSDIDEKYTPFGHSDYQTIVADIKKFSQGGKTAVVSTINGDSNVPFYKELGNAGLKAKDVPVVAFSVGEEELRGVDTKPLVGHLAAWNYFMSIKNPENTAFIKKWSDYAKAKNIAGHKYKPLTNDPMEATYIGIHMWKQAVEKAKSTDVDKVIAAMAGQTFKAPSGIVSKMDEKNHHLHKSVFIGEIKADGQFNVVWKTPGPVKAKPWSPYIEGNDKKKDEPEKK
- a CDS encoding cytochrome b; protein product: MTTLQTQPMRYGATAIALHWVLGLAIVAVFCVGWYMTGLPFSPQRLKLYNWHKWAGVTILALSALRLLWRLTHRPPALPAAVQAGMPRWQQIAHHGTHHLLYLLFFAVPLVGWAYSSAAGFPIVFLGVLPLPSFVPASPELAEAIKPWHAWTAYALAALVALHVAAAFKHQLIDRDGLIGRMLPGRG
- a CDS encoding glutathione S-transferase; amino-acid sequence: MQLIGMLDSPYVRRVAVSLHVLHRPFEHQSLSVFSTFDQFHRINPVVKAPTLVTDDGTVLMDSTLILQWIEAQAPASQLTPHVAAQRLHDLRLTGLALAACEKAVQTVYEHQLRPADKRHAPWLDRIGSQLDAAFAALEADIARVPPATAQDALTHGSIAAAVAWSFTQLLLPGRVDAAAHRHLAAFTEAAEQLPAFLACPQT
- a CDS encoding YceI family protein, with protein sequence MTYSTTFAGLALATTALLAGAPAFAQQALVPAQSEIAFVSKQMGVPVEGKFKKFDAQVAFDPAKLATSKIAFTVDTGSATLGVKETDAELPKPTWFNVPKFPQATFQSTAIKAVGAGKYEVAGKLNVKGASQDVVVPVTLTQSGATTMATGAFPIRRLAFKIGENEWADTSMVADEVQVKFKLALTGVPKI